One genomic region from Terriglobia bacterium encodes:
- a CDS encoding aspartate carbamoyltransferase catalytic subunit — translation MPRTRSLLELEHLSADEIASFLKLARRMQSGKPQPLLRGKRIALLFYEPSTRTRVSFEFAAKLLGTHTSIINAVSSSIEKGESLVDTGKTLQALGSDCIVVRHPASGAPHVLARNLKVPIINAGDGMHEHPSQALLDAYTILRHKRSLKGLRITMVGDIQHSRVVRSNVHLLSKFGTQIILCGPPELLPDYAASLAPGVKVSRHIDEAARKADVIMMLRVQKERLAGLKLDVHSYIAQYQLTPERLKLAKSDAIVMHPGPMVRGMEIQSEVADGAQSLIEEQVHNGVYVRMAILASCLGVA, via the coding sequence ATGCCCCGCACACGCTCGTTACTCGAACTCGAGCACCTCTCGGCGGATGAAATCGCTTCTTTTCTCAAGCTGGCGCGGCGCATGCAGTCTGGCAAGCCTCAGCCCTTGCTCCGTGGCAAGCGCATTGCGCTTCTTTTCTACGAACCATCCACGCGGACCCGGGTCTCATTCGAGTTTGCCGCCAAACTGCTTGGCACCCACACTTCAATCATCAATGCAGTTTCCTCCAGCATCGAAAAAGGCGAGTCCCTGGTTGATACCGGAAAAACTCTTCAGGCTCTCGGCTCGGATTGCATTGTCGTTCGCCATCCCGCTTCCGGTGCGCCGCACGTGCTCGCGCGCAACCTCAAAGTTCCCATCATCAATGCCGGCGACGGCATGCATGAGCATCCTTCCCAGGCCCTGCTGGACGCCTACACAATTCTGCGCCACAAGCGCTCGTTGAAAGGCCTGCGCATCACCATGGTGGGCGATATCCAGCACAGCCGCGTGGTGCGCTCCAATGTTCACCTGCTCTCAAAATTCGGCACACAGATCATTCTCTGCGGCCCGCCGGAATTGCTGCCCGACTATGCAGCTTCGCTCGCTCCTGGCGTGAAAGTCAGCCGCCACATCGACGAAGCTGCACGAAAAGCCGACGTGATCATGATGCTGCGCGTGCAGAAAGAGCGCCTCGCCGGACTTAAACTTGACGTGCATAGTTATATCGCCCAATACCAACTGACCCCGGAACGCTTGAAGCTGGCCAAAAGTGACGCTATCGTGATGCATCCCGGCCCCATGGTGCGCGGCATGGAAATTCAAAGTGAAGTCGCCGACGGCGCCCAGTCCCTTATTGAAGAACAAGTCCACAACGGCGTGTATGTAAGGATGGCGATTCTGGCTAGCTGTCTGGGGGTCGCGTGA
- a CDS encoding GxxExxY protein, whose product MNANEHERKHWDLCHQIVGVFYSVYNELGYGFLEAVYEEALYIGLTEAGLSVARQIATPIWFHGRVIGEYKADLMVNNAVLLELKAARVLDPSHEAQILNYLRATEIEVGLLLNFGPKPHFKRFIFENSKKGIRVHSRAFAAK is encoded by the coding sequence ATGAACGCGAATGAACACGAAAGAAAACATTGGGATTTGTGTCATCAAATCGTCGGTGTTTTTTATTCGGTGTATAACGAGTTGGGGTATGGATTTCTCGAAGCAGTGTACGAAGAAGCGCTGTACATAGGACTGACCGAGGCAGGATTGAGTGTCGCGCGGCAAATTGCCACGCCGATTTGGTTTCACGGCAGAGTAATCGGTGAATACAAGGCTGATCTCATGGTAAATAATGCAGTCCTACTGGAACTGAAAGCGGCCCGTGTACTTGATCCATCACACGAGGCCCAAATCCTGAATTATTTGCGCGCCACGGAAATTGAAGTAGGACTTCTGCTCAACTTCGGTCCCAAACCCCACTTTAAGCGCTTCATTTTCGAGAATAGCAAGAAAGGAATTCGTGTTCATTCGCGTGCATTCGCGGCTAAATAG